From a single Nicotiana tabacum cultivar K326 chromosome 8, ASM71507v2, whole genome shotgun sequence genomic region:
- the LOC107818360 gene encoding mitochondrial carnitine/acylcarnitine carrier-like protein: MDIAKDVTAGTVGGAAQLIVGHPFDTIKVKLQSQPSPLPGQPPKYAGAIDAVRKTVASEGPKGLYKGMGAPLATVAAFNALLFTVRGQTEALLRSEPGAPLTVKQQILCGAVAGTAASFLACPTELIKCRLQAHSSLTSVGSGSVAIKYAGPMDVARHVLRSEGGVRGLFKGLFPTLAREVPGNAVMFGVYEALKQYFAGGMDTSGLGRGSLIVAGGLAGGSVWFAVYPTDVIKSVIQVDDYRNPKYSSSFDAFRKILASEGAKGFYKGFGPAIARSVPANAACFLAYEMIRSSLG, translated from the exons ATGGATATAGCAAAGGATGTAACAGCAGGGACTGTTGGTGGAGCAGCACAATTGATAGTTGGCCACCCTTTTGATACCATAAAAGTCAAGCTCCAAAGCCAGCCTTCTCCATTACCCGGGCAACCTCCAAAATATGCAGGTGCCATAGATGCAGTCAGGAAAACAGTGGCTTCTGAAGGTCCAAAGGGTTTATACAAAGGCATGGGAGCTCCACTTGCAACTGTAGCCGCCTTCAACGCTTTGCTTTTCACTGTTAGAGGTCAAACCGAGGCGCTGTTAAGGTCTGAACCTGGTGCCCCTCTTACTGTCAAGCAGCAAATCCTTTGTGGAGCTGTTGCTGGTACTGCtgcatcatttcttgcctgcccaACTGAGCTCATCAAATGCAG ATTGCAAGCCCACAGCTCATTGACAAGTGTAGGATCAGGTTCTGTGGCCATAAAATATGCAGGGCCAATGGATGTTGCAAGGCATGTTCTTCGTTCTGAAGGAGGTGTAAGGGGTCTCTTCAAAGGTCTATTCCCCACCCTGGCACGAGAAGTACCGGGAAATGCTGTCATGTTTGGCGTATACGAAGCGTTAAAGCAGTACTTTGCAGGAGGCATGGATACTTCTGGACTGGGAAGGGGTTCACTTATAGTAGCTGGAGGCTTGGCTGGCGGTTCAGTCTGGTTCGCAGTGTATCCAACAGATGTTATTAAGAGTGTAATTCAGGTTGATGATTATAGAAACCCAAAATACTCTAGTTCTTTTGATGCTTTTCGGAAGATTTTGGCATCAGAAGGTGCCAAAGGCTTTTACAAGGGGTTTGGACCTGCTATAGCGCGTAGTGTCCCAGCAAATGCTGCTTGCTTCTTGGCATATGAGATGATTCGGTCTAGTTTGGGATAA